A region from the Streptomyces tsukubensis genome encodes:
- the cbiQ gene encoding cobalt ECF transporter T component CbiQ, translating into MGAGHRHSPTHRLHIPRRSAVHALPAHCKLVAVFCFVLVVVTTPGGAVWAFVLYAALLAAVTAVARIPPATVLTRLLVEAPFVVFALLLPFTVPAGPGERVTVLGLTLSEPGLWGAWNILAKATLGVAASVLLAATTEIRALLLGLERLRLPPLLVQIASFMIRYGDVVADDLRRMAVARRSRGFEARGPRHWGVLAKTAGALFIRTYERGERVHLAMLSRGYTGTMPALRPDAAATRAQWTYAAALPAAALAVRLLGGNPL; encoded by the coding sequence ATGGGCGCGGGCCACCGCCACAGCCCCACCCACCGGCTCCACATCCCCCGCCGCTCAGCCGTCCATGCCCTGCCCGCGCACTGCAAACTCGTCGCCGTCTTCTGCTTCGTCCTCGTCGTCGTCACGACGCCGGGCGGGGCGGTCTGGGCCTTCGTCCTGTACGCCGCCCTGCTGGCCGCCGTCACCGCCGTCGCCCGGATCCCGCCCGCGACCGTACTCACCCGGCTGCTCGTCGAGGCGCCGTTCGTCGTGTTCGCCCTGCTGCTGCCGTTCACGGTGCCCGCAGGGCCGGGGGAGCGCGTCACCGTCCTCGGACTGACGCTGAGCGAACCGGGGCTGTGGGGCGCGTGGAACATCCTCGCCAAGGCGACCCTCGGCGTCGCCGCCTCCGTCCTGCTCGCCGCCACCACCGAGATCCGCGCCCTGCTCCTCGGCCTGGAGCGGCTCCGGCTGCCCCCGCTGCTGGTCCAGATCGCCTCCTTCATGATCCGTTACGGCGATGTGGTCGCCGACGATCTGCGGCGGATGGCGGTCGCCCGCCGCTCGCGCGGTTTCGAGGCGCGCGGCCCCCGCCACTGGGGCGTGCTCGCGAAAACGGCGGGCGCGCTCTTCATCCGTACCTACGAACGCGGCGAGCGGGTGCATCTCGCGATGCTGAGCAGGGGCTATACGGGCACGATGCCTGCACTCAGGCCGGATGCCGCGGCGACCCGGGCCCAGTGGACGTACGCCGCAGCCCTGCCCGCCGCCGCGCTCGCCGTCCGCCTCCTGGGAGGAAACCCCCTGTGA
- a CDS encoding SDR family NAD(P)-dependent oxidoreductase produces MNRFEGYGVLITGAARGIGAATARRLAAEGARVLLTDIDEQAVAKTAADIPGAAHLVCDVGDQTQADAAVAFAVDTFGRLDVLVNNAFACSLDMDAFEDEPDTTWRLDLDITLMGAVRCARAALPRLAEADGRGAIVNIGSVNAEADFGNHAYSAAKAGLASLTRTLAGDVAQRGVRVNQINPGTIRTANWDGREAVLSALGSRAYPLGRVGEPDDIAAAVAFLASRDASWITGTVLRVDGGLLAVNRMFAEITAEVEG; encoded by the coding sequence ATGAATCGCTTCGAGGGTTACGGGGTCCTGATCACGGGCGCGGCCCGCGGCATCGGCGCGGCGACCGCGCGCCGGCTGGCGGCCGAAGGCGCACGCGTGCTGCTCACCGATATCGACGAACAGGCAGTGGCGAAGACGGCTGCGGACATACCGGGCGCGGCCCATCTGGTGTGCGACGTCGGCGACCAGACGCAGGCGGACGCGGCGGTCGCCTTCGCCGTCGACACCTTCGGCCGGCTGGACGTCCTGGTCAACAACGCGTTCGCCTGCTCACTGGACATGGACGCCTTCGAGGACGAGCCGGACACCACCTGGCGGCTCGACCTCGACATCACCCTGATGGGGGCGGTCCGCTGCGCCCGGGCCGCGCTGCCGCGCCTGGCGGAGGCGGACGGCCGGGGCGCGATCGTCAACATCGGCTCCGTGAACGCGGAGGCGGACTTCGGCAACCACGCCTACAGCGCGGCCAAGGCGGGGCTGGCATCGCTGACGCGGACCCTGGCGGGGGACGTCGCCCAGCGCGGCGTCCGGGTCAACCAGATCAACCCGGGCACGATCCGCACCGCGAACTGGGACGGCCGCGAGGCCGTCCTCTCGGCCCTGGGCAGCCGCGCCTACCCCCTGGGCCGGGTCGGTGAACCGGACGACATTGCGGCGGCGGTGGCGTTCCTGGCGTCGCGGGACGCGTCCTGGATCACCGGGACGGTGCTGCGGGTGGACGGCGGACTGCTGGCGGTGAACCGGATGTTCGCTGAGATCACAGCGGAAGTGGAAGGCTAG
- a CDS encoding TetR/AcrR family transcriptional regulator has protein sequence MSRSRLTPEREAELFEAVLELVCEVGYDSLTMDAVAARTRSSKATLYRQWHSKPELVATALQHGAGPGANQVDTGSLRGDFRAMLAQTNAKEMEKDSALLRALVHAVHTNPDLYDALRTKVIAPEEAALRTVIDRAVERGEISASNPAREFVPHMLFGLFFAVQMIEDRIPTVDFMTRYVDAVVLPALEAR, from the coding sequence ATGTCCCGCAGCCGACTGACCCCCGAGCGCGAGGCCGAACTGTTCGAAGCCGTGCTCGAACTGGTGTGTGAAGTCGGATACGACTCCCTGACGATGGACGCCGTGGCGGCCAGGACCCGCTCCAGCAAGGCGACGCTCTACCGGCAGTGGCACAGCAAGCCCGAGCTGGTGGCGACCGCGCTCCAGCACGGCGCAGGCCCCGGCGCGAACCAGGTCGACACCGGCAGTCTCCGCGGTGACTTCCGGGCCATGCTGGCGCAGACCAACGCCAAGGAGATGGAGAAGGACTCCGCACTGCTGCGGGCCCTGGTCCACGCGGTCCACACCAACCCCGATCTGTACGACGCGCTCCGCACGAAGGTCATCGCACCGGAAGAGGCGGCGCTGCGGACGGTGATCGACCGGGCGGTGGAGCGGGGCGAGATCAGCGCGTCCAACCCGGCCAGGGAGTTCGTGCCCCATATGCTCTTCGGCCTGTTCTTCGCCGTCCAGATGATCGAAGACCGGATCCCGACCGTGGACTTCATGACGCGGTACGTCGACGCGGTCGTCCTGCCCGCGCTGGAGGCCCGATGA
- a CDS encoding DUF5680 domain-containing protein, producing MSTTGMECMEPAALESFVVRAKAATYAGGGGKIPSVRVSSHDLEYREGELVYRDSYFGGTDFLGQETVHLGDRPLWGMNYYGYVLHDDIDAGVAGRVVTASLSALYREGRFLGGFRYTVEGLTYTDETTGDVTRFRGVEHITVPSGIRAYELRYHGGRILD from the coding sequence ATGAGTACGACAGGCATGGAATGCATGGAACCGGCCGCACTGGAATCCTTCGTGGTCCGCGCGAAGGCGGCGACCTACGCGGGCGGCGGCGGGAAGATCCCCTCCGTCCGCGTCTCGTCGCACGATCTGGAGTACCGCGAGGGCGAACTGGTCTACCGGGACAGCTATTTCGGCGGCACCGACTTCCTCGGCCAGGAGACGGTCCACCTCGGCGACCGCCCGCTGTGGGGCATGAACTACTACGGGTACGTCCTCCACGACGATATCGACGCGGGGGTGGCCGGCCGGGTCGTCACCGCGTCGCTGTCCGCGCTCTACCGGGAAGGCCGGTTCCTCGGCGGCTTCCGGTACACGGTCGAGGGACTGACGTACACGGACGAGACGACGGGCGATGTGACCCGCTTCCGGGGCGTGGAGCACATCACGGTTCCGTCGGGGATACGGGCGTACGAGCTGCGCTACCACGGGGGCCGCATCCTGGACTGA
- a CDS encoding serine hydrolase domain-containing protein, with protein sequence MTDVRGTVADGFEPVREAFVRNFEQRGERGAAVAVYRDGHKVVDLWAGTRDVDGGPGPAGAGDASGSEAGTPPGAPPGSPSASPSGSPPGAPWAVDTAQIVRSVTKGVAAAVVLLLHQRGRIDLDAPVGTYWPEFKAAGKERVLVRHLLSHRAGLPALDRPLTPTEAIDGVSGPAALAAQAPAWQPGTDHGYHAQTYGWLLAELVPRVTGRSIGRWVAEEIARPLGLDFWLGLPAEEAHRVGRIGPVEEPPPVRSGGLTLRPKRSVADAYRDPDSLTRRAFGVIAPLPDENAPEYRAAELPASGGISTARALARFYASTIGAVDGGPRLFAPATLTLARTEESAGPDRVLVVPTRYGLGFMLHGPAAPLLGPGSFGHPGRGGSLGFADPDAGIAFGYVTNGLRKGVTADPRAQALVRAVRSAL encoded by the coding sequence ATGACGGACGTACGGGGCACGGTGGCGGACGGCTTCGAGCCGGTACGGGAAGCATTCGTGCGCAACTTCGAACAGCGCGGGGAGCGGGGCGCGGCGGTCGCGGTCTACCGGGACGGGCACAAGGTGGTCGACCTGTGGGCGGGGACCCGGGACGTCGACGGCGGGCCGGGCCCCGCGGGAGCAGGAGACGCCTCCGGCTCCGAAGCCGGGACCCCGCCCGGCGCCCCGCCCGGATCTCCATCCGCATCTCCATCCGGATCCCCGCCCGGGGCACCGTGGGCGGTCGACACCGCGCAGATCGTCCGCTCGGTCACCAAGGGCGTGGCCGCGGCCGTCGTCCTGCTGCTGCACCAGCGGGGCCGGATCGACCTGGACGCGCCGGTCGGCACCTACTGGCCCGAGTTCAAGGCGGCGGGCAAGGAGCGGGTCCTCGTCCGCCATCTCCTCTCCCACCGCGCCGGGCTCCCCGCCCTGGACCGCCCGCTGACCCCGACCGAGGCGATCGACGGGGTCAGCGGCCCGGCGGCGCTCGCGGCACAGGCCCCCGCCTGGCAGCCGGGCACGGACCACGGCTACCACGCGCAGACCTACGGCTGGCTGCTGGCCGAACTGGTCCCCCGGGTCACCGGCCGGAGCATCGGCCGCTGGGTCGCGGAGGAGATCGCCCGCCCCCTCGGCCTGGACTTCTGGCTGGGGCTCCCGGCGGAGGAGGCGCACCGGGTCGGGCGGATCGGGCCGGTCGAGGAGCCGCCGCCGGTGCGCAGCGGCGGGCTGACGCTGCGGCCCAAACGGTCGGTGGCGGACGCCTACCGGGACCCGGACTCGCTGACCCGCCGGGCGTTCGGGGTGATCGCCCCGCTGCCGGACGAGAACGCCCCGGAGTACCGGGCCGCCGAACTGCCCGCGTCCGGCGGGATCTCCACGGCCCGGGCGCTGGCCCGCTTCTACGCGTCGACGATCGGCGCGGTCGACGGCGGTCCCCGGCTCTTCGCGCCCGCGACGCTGACCCTGGCCCGCACCGAGGAGTCCGCGGGCCCCGACCGGGTCCTCGTCGTCCCCACCCGCTACGGCCTCGGCTTCATGCTCCACGGCCCGGCGGCGCCCCTGCTCGGCCCGGGCTCCTTCGGCCACCCCGGGCGCGGCGGCTCCCTCGGCTTCGCCGACCCGGATGCGGGCATCGCCTTCGGCTATGTCACCAACGGGCTCCGCAAGGGAGTGACCGCGGATCCCCGTGCCCAAGCGCTGGTCAGAGCGGTACGTTCGGCGCTATGA
- a CDS encoding energy-coupling factor ABC transporter ATP-binding protein, translated as MTSTAVPPSLHIAGLAYAYPDGHQALFGVDLTVGRGERVALLGPNGAGKTTLVLHLNGILGGGAGTVAVGGLPVERGRLAEIRRRVGIVFQDPDDQLFMPTVREDVAFGPANAGVRGPELERRVTAALERVGMAAHAERPPHHLSFGQRRRVAVATVLVMEPEILVLDEPSSNLDPASRRELAELLRSLDVTVLMVTHDLPYALELCPRAVVLGDGVIAADGPTRELLADGALLRAHRLELPYGFDPAAVAPLPARPD; from the coding sequence GTGACCTCCACCGCCGTACCGCCCTCGCTGCACATCGCCGGGCTCGCCTACGCCTATCCCGACGGCCACCAGGCGCTCTTCGGCGTCGATCTGACGGTCGGACGCGGCGAACGCGTCGCCCTCCTCGGCCCCAACGGCGCAGGGAAGACCACCCTCGTCCTCCATCTCAACGGCATCCTCGGCGGCGGCGCGGGCACGGTCGCCGTCGGCGGGCTGCCCGTCGAACGCGGCCGTCTCGCGGAGATCAGACGCCGCGTCGGCATCGTCTTCCAGGACCCCGACGACCAGCTCTTCATGCCGACCGTCCGGGAGGACGTCGCCTTCGGCCCGGCCAACGCCGGGGTACGCGGACCCGAACTGGAGCGGAGGGTCACGGCCGCGCTGGAACGCGTCGGCATGGCCGCCCACGCGGAACGGCCGCCGCACCACCTGTCCTTCGGACAGCGGCGGCGGGTCGCGGTGGCGACCGTCCTCGTCATGGAGCCGGAGATCCTCGTCCTCGACGAACCCTCCTCCAACCTCGACCCGGCGTCCCGCCGTGAACTCGCCGAACTGCTGCGGTCGCTGGACGTCACCGTGCTGATGGTCACCCACGATCTGCCGTACGCACTGGAGCTGTGCCCGCGGGCGGTGGTGCTCGGCGACGGGGTGATCGCGGCGGACGGGCCGACCCGCGAACTGCTGGCGGACGGCGCCCTGCTGCGGGCGCACCGGCTGGAACTGCCGTACGGCTTCGACCCGGCGGCCGTCGCCCCGCTCCCCGCCCGCCCCGACTGA
- a CDS encoding S41 family peptidase, which translates to MSDDVAYLRYPHLHDDLVCFAAEDDLWVAPLAAAGAEPGRAWRLTADRTRIGHPRFSPDGGLIAYTTWRSLDPEIHIVPVAGGESRRLSYWGSFDTRVCGWGPDGHVLAVSSHGQPFSYFSWAYSVPLDGEPGGRLPWGPVSDIAVTDVDGERRTLLLTGKPPHEPAAWKRYRGGATGRLWLHGKRLLAGLEGHLDCPMFVRGRIAFLSDHEGIGNLYSCRPDGSDLRRHSDHDAFYARHASSDGERVVYQCAGELWIVDDLTVPDAVPRRAAVRLGGPRTGRRTYQIPASDHVNAISVDATGRASAVSVRGSLYWLTHRDGPARTIADRPGVRVRMPVMLGTGGRVAYVTDAGGADAVEIAYLPRATGEREPRTLAPGQLGVVRELVSDPQGNRLAVASHDGRLLLLDATDPESAESEAGGGDGAATTAAASGETDGAAEAAEAAGSGTDADGDTGGDEGGADVVRLVRSLNGPVADLAFSPDGAWLAWSQPGVGRSLRQIRMARIKDRTIIDVTNGRFEDENPVFTSDGRYLAFLSWRGFDPVYDVHTGDLSFPLGCRPYLVPLSSATPSPFALLPDGRPAAGGLDPLNEPDTTPSAAGGDGSGDDTGADTDTDPGAASGPHTVVVETEGLESRVTPFPVAASKYSALHPVSGGGLVWLRWPISGALGETFVNPADTSGRPTLEHFDITKARRTELVDHLDWFAVSGDGTRLVVVDEGELRAQPATESGDGDATVYIDLRRIHHEVEPPAEWRQAYAEAGRLIRAYFWDPGMSGVDWDGILDQYRPLLDRVASPDEFADLLREVVGELGTSHAYVTPARRNEGPPHYQRPMGLLGANLVRRDEGWVVRRILPGDSSDSKARSPLAGTGIREGAVLTYVDGRPVDPVAGPFPMLSAAGGTTVELTFRTANGVSGPPGTAAASRRVAVVPLIDERPLRYQDWVAKRRGVVRELSDGRCGYLHIPDMGGSGWAQFNRDLRLEVSRPALIVDVRGNAGGHISELVVENLTRKIIGWDLTRDAEPVSYASNAPRGPVVALADEATSSDGDMITAAFKLLGIGPVVGTRTWGGVVGITGRHRLGDGTVITVPMNAAWFDGYGWSVENHGVEPDLEALRTPLDWAEGRFAGLDDAVRLALDMLEKRPAAAPPGYGDVPDRSRPPLPPRPGG; encoded by the coding sequence GTGAGCGACGACGTGGCGTACCTCCGATACCCGCACCTCCACGACGACTTGGTGTGCTTCGCCGCCGAGGACGACCTCTGGGTCGCGCCCCTCGCCGCGGCGGGCGCCGAGCCGGGCCGCGCCTGGCGGCTCACCGCGGACCGGACCCGGATCGGACATCCCCGCTTCTCCCCCGACGGCGGTCTCATCGCCTATACGACCTGGCGGAGCCTGGACCCCGAGATCCATATCGTGCCGGTGGCGGGCGGCGAGTCCCGACGGCTGAGCTACTGGGGCTCCTTCGACACCCGGGTCTGCGGCTGGGGGCCCGACGGTCATGTCCTCGCCGTCTCGTCGCACGGTCAGCCGTTCTCGTACTTCTCCTGGGCGTACAGCGTCCCCCTGGACGGGGAGCCGGGCGGCAGGCTGCCGTGGGGGCCGGTGTCGGACATCGCGGTCACGGACGTCGACGGCGAGCGGCGCACCCTGCTGCTGACCGGGAAGCCGCCGCACGAACCCGCCGCCTGGAAGCGCTACCGCGGCGGGGCGACGGGCCGCCTCTGGCTGCACGGGAAACGGCTGCTGGCCGGACTGGAGGGCCATCTCGACTGCCCGATGTTCGTCCGCGGCCGGATCGCCTTCCTCTCCGACCACGAGGGCATCGGCAATCTCTACTCCTGCCGCCCCGACGGCTCCGATCTGCGGCGCCACAGCGACCACGACGCCTTCTACGCCCGGCACGCCTCCAGCGACGGCGAACGGGTCGTCTACCAGTGCGCGGGCGAGCTGTGGATCGTCGACGATCTGACGGTGCCGGACGCGGTGCCGCGCCGGGCCGCGGTACGGCTCGGAGGGCCGCGCACGGGCCGGAGGACGTACCAGATCCCGGCCTCCGACCATGTGAACGCGATCTCGGTGGACGCCACCGGACGGGCGAGCGCGGTATCGGTACGGGGCAGTCTGTACTGGCTGACGCACCGCGACGGACCGGCCCGTACGATCGCCGACCGGCCGGGGGTACGGGTGCGGATGCCGGTCATGCTGGGGACCGGCGGCCGGGTGGCGTATGTGACGGACGCGGGCGGCGCGGACGCGGTGGAGATCGCCTATCTGCCGCGGGCGACCGGGGAGCGCGAGCCGCGCACCCTGGCCCCGGGGCAGCTCGGGGTGGTGCGGGAGCTGGTGTCGGACCCGCAGGGGAACCGGCTGGCGGTGGCCTCGCACGACGGCCGGCTGCTGCTGCTGGACGCGACGGACCCCGAATCTGCGGAGTCGGAGGCGGGGGGCGGGGACGGGGCTGCGACGACTGCGGCTGCGAGCGGTGAGACGGACGGGGCGGCCGAGGCGGCCGAGGCGGCCGGCAGCGGGACCGACGCCGACGGGGACACCGGTGGGGACGAGGGCGGCGCGGATGTCGTCCGTCTTGTCCGCTCCCTCAACGGCCCCGTCGCCGATCTCGCCTTCTCCCCCGACGGCGCCTGGCTCGCCTGGTCCCAGCCGGGCGTGGGCCGCAGTCTCCGCCAGATCCGCATGGCGCGGATAAAGGACCGGACGATCATCGACGTCACCAACGGCCGCTTCGAGGACGAGAACCCGGTCTTCACCAGCGACGGCCGCTATCTGGCCTTTCTCTCCTGGCGCGGTTTCGACCCGGTGTACGACGTCCACACCGGGGACCTCTCCTTCCCGCTGGGCTGCCGCCCCTATCTCGTACCGCTGTCGTCGGCAACCCCGTCACCCTTCGCGCTGCTGCCCGACGGACGCCCGGCGGCCGGTGGTCTCGACCCGCTGAACGAGCCGGACACCACACCGTCCGCCGCGGGCGGGGACGGCTCCGGCGACGACACCGGCGCCGACACGGATACGGATCCGGGCGCGGCCTCCGGACCGCACACGGTCGTCGTGGAGACCGAGGGGCTGGAGAGCCGGGTGACGCCGTTCCCGGTGGCCGCCTCCAAGTACTCGGCGCTCCATCCGGTCAGCGGCGGCGGGCTGGTCTGGCTGCGCTGGCCGATCTCGGGCGCCCTGGGCGAGACCTTCGTGAACCCCGCGGACACCTCGGGCCGCCCCACCCTCGAACACTTCGACATCACCAAGGCCCGCCGCACCGAACTGGTCGACCATCTCGACTGGTTCGCGGTCAGCGGCGACGGCACCCGGCTGGTCGTCGTCGACGAGGGCGAGCTGCGGGCCCAGCCGGCCACCGAGTCCGGCGACGGCGACGCGACGGTCTACATCGACCTGCGGCGGATCCACCACGAGGTGGAGCCGCCCGCGGAATGGCGGCAGGCGTACGCGGAGGCGGGCCGGCTGATCCGCGCGTACTTCTGGGATCCCGGCATGAGCGGCGTCGACTGGGACGGGATCCTCGACCAGTACCGGCCGCTGCTGGACCGGGTGGCGTCCCCGGACGAGTTCGCCGACCTGCTGCGGGAGGTCGTCGGCGAGCTGGGCACCTCGCACGCGTACGTCACCCCCGCCCGCCGCAACGAGGGCCCGCCGCACTACCAGCGGCCGATGGGCCTGCTGGGGGCGAATCTCGTCCGCCGGGACGAGGGGTGGGTGGTGCGGCGGATCCTGCCGGGCGACTCGTCGGACTCCAAGGCCCGCTCCCCGCTGGCGGGTACGGGCATCCGCGAGGGCGCCGTCCTCACCTATGTCGACGGCCGCCCGGTGGATCCGGTGGCGGGCCCGTTCCCGATGCTGTCGGCGGCGGGCGGTACGACGGTCGAGCTGACGTTCCGTACGGCGAACGGCGTCTCGGGCCCGCCGGGCACGGCCGCGGCCTCCCGGCGCGTCGCGGTGGTCCCGCTGATCGACGAGCGGCCGCTGCGCTACCAGGACTGGGTCGCCAAACGCCGGGGGGTCGTACGGGAGCTGAGCGACGGGCGCTGCGGCTATCTGCACATCCCCGATATGGGCGGTTCGGGCTGGGCCCAGTTCAACCGGGACCTGCGCCTCGAAGTGTCGCGCCCGGCGCTGATCGTGGACGTCCGGGGCAACGCGGGCGGGCACATCAGCGAGCTGGTGGTGGAGAACCTCACCCGGAAGATCATCGGCTGGGACCTCACCCGGGACGCCGAGCCCGTTTCGTACGCCTCCAACGCCCCCCGCGGACCGGTCGTCGCCCTCGCGGACGAGGCGACCTCGTCGGACGGCGACATGATCACGGCCGCCTTCAAACTGCTGGGCATCGGGCCGGTGGTAGGGACCCGGACCTGGGGCGGGGTCGTCGGCATCACCGGGCGGCACCGGCTGGGCGACGGGACCGTCATCACGGTGCCGATGAACGCGGCCTGGTTCGACGGCTACGGCTGGTCGGTGGAGAACCACGGCGTGGAGCCCGATCTGGAGGCGCTGAGGACACCGCTGGACTGGGCGGAGGGCCGGTTCGCGGGGCTGGACGACGCGGTACGGCTGGCGCTGGACATGCTGGAGAAGCGCCCGGCGGCGGCTCCCCCGGGCTACGGCGACGTCCCGGACCGCAGCCGCCCGCCGCTGCCGCCGCGGCCGGGCGGCTGA
- a CDS encoding MMPL family transporter yields MATFLYKLGRTAFRRRKLVALIWVALLVFAGVAASSAATPKDPGFALPGTESQKAFDLLEERFPGGGADGATARIVFKAPAGQKMTDAKNKTEVNEVIGALKKGSTEISSVADPYAEDAVSEDGSTAYISVSYKVNSMELADKSKESLTDVAKDARSAGLTVELGGDATMAEEHAASSEMIGILIAAIVLVITFGSLIAAGLPLLTALIGVGVGISTITALANVLDLGTTTSMLAMMIGLAVGIDYALFIVSRYRAELAEGREREEAAGRAVGTAGSAVVFAGLTVVIALAGLAVVNIPILTKMGFAAAGTVVIAVVIAITLIPALLGFAGDKILGRKMRKARKAGRDLDQGTRGGKQKAGVRWASFVLRRPVAVLLTSVIGLGLIAIPAASLQVGLPDEGSSSPASTQRKAYDLLSDGFGPGFNGPLTLVADVKDSKDPKAAVDEVAAAIGKMDGVAASVAGGLNKAGDAGMINVVPEDRPSSVKTEKLVEKIRGESKKFKADTGAVVLVTGATALNIDFSQKMNDALVPYLALVVGLAFLLLVLVFRSILVPLKAALGFLLSVVAALGAVVAVYQWGWMSGLFNVEQPGPIMSMMPIFMIGVVFGLAMDYEVFLVTRMREAHVHGERPAEAIVTGFRDGARVVTAAAVIMIGVFAGFMSAGEQMVMMMGFGLAIAVFFDAFVVRMAIVPAVLALLGEKAWWLPRWLDKALPNVDVEGEKLQQELAHRPQDPDEDRRLVGV; encoded by the coding sequence GTGGCCACGTTCCTCTACAAACTCGGGCGGACCGCCTTCAGGCGCCGCAAGCTCGTCGCCCTGATATGGGTGGCCCTCCTCGTATTCGCCGGTGTCGCGGCATCCTCCGCCGCCACGCCCAAGGACCCCGGCTTCGCCCTGCCCGGCACCGAATCCCAGAAGGCCTTCGACCTTCTTGAGGAGCGGTTCCCGGGCGGCGGCGCCGACGGTGCCACCGCGCGGATCGTCTTCAAGGCCCCGGCCGGCCAGAAGATGACCGACGCCAAGAACAAGACCGAGGTCAACGAGGTCATCGGGGCTCTGAAGAAGGGCTCCACCGAGATCTCGTCGGTTGCCGACCCGTACGCCGAGGACGCCGTCTCCGAGGACGGCAGCACGGCCTATATCTCGGTCAGCTACAAGGTCAACTCCATGGAGCTGGCCGACAAGAGCAAGGAATCGCTGACCGACGTCGCCAAGGACGCCCGGTCCGCCGGGCTGACCGTCGAACTCGGCGGTGACGCGACGATGGCCGAGGAGCACGCCGCCTCCAGCGAGATGATCGGCATCCTGATCGCCGCGATCGTGCTGGTCATCACCTTCGGCTCGCTGATCGCCGCCGGTCTGCCGCTGCTCACCGCGCTGATCGGCGTCGGCGTCGGCATCTCCACCATCACCGCCCTGGCGAACGTGCTCGACCTGGGCACCACCACCTCCATGCTGGCGATGATGATCGGCCTCGCGGTCGGCATCGACTACGCCCTCTTCATCGTCTCCCGCTACCGCGCCGAACTGGCCGAGGGCCGGGAGCGCGAGGAGGCGGCGGGCCGGGCCGTCGGCACCGCGGGCTCCGCGGTGGTCTTCGCCGGTCTGACCGTGGTCATCGCCCTGGCCGGACTCGCGGTCGTCAATATCCCGATCCTCACCAAGATGGGCTTCGCCGCCGCGGGCACCGTCGTCATCGCCGTGGTCATCGCAATCACCCTGATCCCGGCGCTGCTCGGCTTCGCGGGCGACAAGATCCTCGGCCGCAAGATGCGCAAGGCCCGCAAGGCCGGCCGCGACCTGGACCAGGGCACGCGGGGCGGAAAGCAGAAGGCGGGTGTCCGCTGGGCGAGCTTCGTGCTGCGCCGCCCGGTCGCCGTCCTGCTGACCTCCGTGATCGGCCTCGGTCTGATCGCGATCCCGGCCGCTTCGCTCCAGGTCGGCCTGCCGGACGAGGGTTCGTCCTCCCCGGCATCCACCCAGCGCAAGGCGTACGACCTGCTCTCCGACGGCTTCGGCCCGGGCTTCAACGGTCCGCTGACCCTCGTCGCCGACGTCAAGGACAGCAAGGACCCGAAGGCCGCCGTCGACGAGGTCGCCGCCGCCATCGGCAAGATGGACGGTGTGGCCGCCTCCGTCGCCGGGGGTCTGAACAAGGCCGGTGACGCCGGCATGATCAACGTGGTGCCCGAGGACCGGCCGTCGTCCGTGAAGACGGAGAAGCTGGTCGAGAAGATCCGCGGCGAGAGCAAGAAGTTCAAGGCCGACACCGGCGCGGTGGTCCTGGTCACCGGCGCCACCGCCCTGAACATCGACTTCTCGCAGAAGATGAACGACGCCCTCGTGCCGTATCTGGCGCTCGTCGTCGGACTGGCGTTCCTGCTGCTGGTGCTGGTCTTCCGGTCGATCCTGGTCCCGCTGAAGGCGGCGCTCGGCTTCCTGCTCTCGGTCGTGGCGGCGCTCGGCGCGGTCGTCGCGGTCTACCAGTGGGGCTGGATGTCCGGCCTGTTCAACGTCGAACAGCCCGGCCCGATCATGTCGATGATGCCGATCTTCATGATCGGTGTGGTCTTCGGTCTGGCCATGGACTACGAGGTCTTCCTCGTCACCCGGATGCGCGAGGCGCATGTCCACGGCGAGCGCCCGGCCGAGGCGATCGTCACCGGCTTCCGCGACGGGGCCCGGGTGGTGACCGCCGCCGCGGTCATCATGATCGGTGTCTTCGCCGGCTTCATGAGCGCGGGCGAGCAGATGGTCATGATGATGGGCTTCGGCCTGGCGATCGCGGTCTTCTTCGACGCGTTCGTCGTCCGGATGGCGATCGTCCCGGCGGTGCTGGCCCTGCTCGGCGAGAAGGCCTGGTGGCTGCCGCGCTGGCTGGACAAGGCGCTGCCGAACGTGGACGTGGAGGGCGAGAAGCTCCAGCAGGAGCTGGCCCACCGGCCGCAGGACCCGGACGAGGACCGGCGCCTGGTCGGCGTCTGA